ACTCTCTTTTTTATTTTTTGAAATTTTACCTACAATATTTTTACTCTAAGTAGATATGGAATTGTTTATGAAATCAGTAATAGAACGATTATTTTATGGAGAAATTGATTCATTTGAGAGTTTTAGATGGACAGATGAATATAAGATGGTTACCAAGGAATTTACTACTAAGGAAGAAGAATTAATAAAATTATTAAGTGAAGCTGATCGTGAAATATATGATAAGCTAATGGATGTAAAATTGCATTGTTTTGTAGTTGAAGCAAAAATACATTTTTCATATGGGTTAAAATTAGGTTTTAAACTTGCTAATGAGATTTTGGAAAAGAAAAAGGTCTAGTAGTCAGTATTCA
The sequence above is drawn from the Clostridiisalibacter paucivorans DSM 22131 genome and encodes:
- a CDS encoding DUF6809 family protein — protein: MKSVIERLFYGEIDSFESFRWTDEYKMVTKEFTTKEEELIKLLSEADREIYDKLMDVKLHCFVVEAKIHFSYGLKLGFKLANEILEKKKV